gacacagatccgacctacatctagccgagggtcctataccacactactatagacacagtcctctgcggCTTTGTAtagatcccgagctcttctcgtacacaaacagacacagatccgacctacatctagccgaggGTCCTATACCACACTACTATAAACACAGTCCTCTGCGGCTTTGTAcagatcccgagctcttctcgtacacaaacagacacagatccgacctacatctagccgagggtcctataccacactactatagacacagtccgcTGCGGCTCTGTAcagatcccgagctcttctcgtacacaaacagacacagatccgaccttaATCTAGCCGAGGGTCCTATaccacactactatagacacagtcctctgcagctctgtactgatcccgagctcttctcgtacacaaacagacacaaatccgacctacatctatattaattaaattatgccAGTACAATACAATCCTAACTGGCATGTATTAATAGGATATTGCGAACCAGCACGGGCGCCTGCTGTATATTATACCGCAAAGTAATCATGCCGTCGTTAGACGAGGGGACAGATGTCACACCATACAATTGACACTTTCACATAGTCCCTTAAGGTGGGTCATTACCCAATTCATTGGGTCATTAACCCATTTTCACACTAATGCTAGTGTTGACCACGGAAAAGACCGGTTTCTTGCGCGAGGACCAGGTCTCGAGCGAGTGGAGTGGAGTCGTTTATCGCCTTCAAATCTTTTGGACTGGTTGTTATAATCTTCTTATAATATATAGTTCCAAGCTCGTTGGAGGTTCAGCTTCTGCCCGAACAATACAAGGATGGGTAATGATTTTCCCAATGTCTATGATACTACGACGGCTTAACGTTTAGGTCCAAAATCACATTTATCCTCCGAATAATGATAACAATTTTGCTCGCAGGTTTTGTGCCGTCAAATATAGTTGAGAATCAGCCGCCAATCACAAATAGGCCCGTCACATATTCGCCTGGCCCTGTCGATAGCTTTCAAGAAGATGAACCGACGTTGGAGATAGGTCCTGATGAAGACGACATGACTTCGGTGGAGAAGAGGCGATACTTTGAAATTGCTGAGCGAAGTAAGTAGAACTCAGTTTACTAGTGTTAGAGCgtatgagtccgtacgggtaacTATCACCTTGCCGATTtgttgagcccatagacatcaacaacgtaagtgccgccacccaacttgggacatgaattctaagtctcaattttatagtacaacggctgccccacctttcaaaccgaaccacattactacttcacggcagaaataggcggggtggtggtacctactcgcgcggactcacaagacgtcctacaaccagtaattacgcaaattattatttttcggctttaatttttattacacgatgttattccttcaccgtggaagtcaatcgtgatatattagttattaagtacgtatttcattagaaaaattggtacccgcctgtgggattcgaatgcaccggacgacttatcctttaggccatgacgacttagGGCATATTTTAGGGGTATTAATTAAACAGAtactataagtatatatattattatatatataaatttcagTGTGCGATAAATACAAATCGTTGAACACAAAAAAGATAGTGGCCATCCCACTGCTTCCGTCGGCGCATGGCGTCGAAGTAAATGTCTCGGATTGTACACCCATCAAAATACCGCTTATcatcggagggcaggtcgctacgATCGAGGAGTTCCCGCACATGGCCTTAATAGGATGGAAGAATGCACAGGTTCTATTGTTTTTGGGTTTTCATAGCTCTAGATTACCTTAATGCTGTCATATAACTTAAGACacgagcaaaaactttgtacccctttttaagttaaatatgaaaataattattaaaatattaaaattctttttAACAACCTTGCAACCGAGATTCGGAGTCGCGGAGTAGTTTCTCAGAACCTGGCTTTATAACTTCATTAGCTTTATTTATACAtcgtaataaattaattgtgtACTAACATAGTTTTAATCTTTAACCCCTAAATATTATAACATTGCACATAGCATTATTTGGCTTACCACGATTTTCAGTTTCGAGCGCGGGTAGATTTATGAACGAGGgtccacccggtgttaaatggttatcggcACCCATAGATattaataacgtaaataccgccacccatcttgagacatcagTTTTTCTATCCAAGGCGAAGCGATGGTACTTATtaatgcgggctcacaagacggccAACGCCTGGGCCAATCGTGTCTCTCTATCGCTTgatccgcgctctcgcttgcacgctcaggctcaggcggaacgtgacactttttcgtgcgtgcagcccgTGTTCATTGATTTACAAGTCGTTATCACGTCATTGAGAACATTCAAGACTATCCTGATGCTCGGAGCAGACAAACCGTCTACGATCTTTCTAGACGATTCTCCGGAGTTACCACTGGAACCGGTGCTTAGTCATTGGCGGGAGGTCATGAAATGTGAAAATCGTGGTAAGAGCTTCGATAGAGAACTCTGTAAGGGTTGTTTACCAGCGTGTATTATTGATCCAGGACTATGGATATTCTTGGAAGTGCGGGGGGTCGCTCATCTGCGACGAATACGTCCTGACTGCCGGTCATTGCACGTACCAGGAAAAGGATTACAGCGTCATCAGGTGATTATGTTCTCCGCATTCATAGAGTCCACTTAGGACCCGATATATTCCACAGAGAGACGGACTTCGACCGGCGATCCGATAGAATCATTAGGGATTATTGTTAGTGATTGCGATTTTAGGGGACAAGCAACAATTGATAGTCTTAGTTtcccgtcggatcttctcagtgggtcgcgtttccgatccggtggtagattcagcgaagcactgctcttactggggctagtgttagcaaatgctCTTAGGTTGATcgcgtgagcttacctacccatCCACGCGTAGAtgcaatagccccttagactaccagcgaataggtagggaaaaacacATACTGCTACATAATTAGTAAATCGAATTGGCAAttaaccggtcatcgttctcgtcgagcccgtccaAGAGCtccgcgagtaaattaacccacagacacagctcactgagtttctcaccggaccttctcagcaagtcgcgattccgatccggtggtagattctgcgaagcactcacTGCTCTTGCCATGGTTAGTTTTAGCAACGTCgtaaggtttgagccccgtgagtgagctcacctacttgttagggctaCGTTGAAATGGTCTCTTAAttaagaccatcagcttaggaataggaataaaaaaaggtaattaattTCGTCGATTCATTTTTGTAACTCCTCGATACTGGTCAAGATATAAGAGCAAAGACATTTATGATGATTGTGTCGTCATCACTCCTTCAAGAGCGCGTCCGAATTTTCAAGTGAACCGaacttattattaatttattatcaaacacTGATTGAACTGAATTACACATTGCTTTGAAGAGTTTAGGTAATTAAAAAGATGTTTAGATACGGTTTTATGTTTGTATATAGCGGAACACCCCGCGCTGTTCAACTCGGGTCGGCGCGCCGCGACGACCGCCGCGCGTTGATCCTCGGCATCTCCACCGTCATACGACACCCGAAGTACAAACGGAGGAGGTCCTACTACGACTTGGCTCTTGTTAAGCTGGTCTCCAAAGTGAGGTAAGGCGAATGTACTTCGCGAACAAAACCATAAACATTGCGCGATTTTGAGTGAATCCTTTTGTATTCTAATTGGTGTACGATAAAGCATACTATACTCTATTTTACTTTCTGAAAGTAAAGCTTAATGTTAACCAGATAAGGTTGGATATTGATATTATTGATCCACAATTATAGTCTTGAATTTGAGACTAGGGtgaaaggaagaaaaaaaacagatgCGACCGAACAAAACTGGTTTatctgatgtgggaatcgaagccACGACCCTCGGCCCGTCAGTCAATGGCGCCACTGTGTCTAAAATTGTCTAGCGAATTTGAAAATCCGATCTTGATCCGCAGATTCTCGGACCAGATCAGGCCGGCTTGTCTAGGAGTTCCACCGGCAGAAGGGGAGAGAGTCGTCGTCAGCGGCTGGGGACGAACCGAATTTGGTAATTAGATTAAGGAACCTCAGCTGACCCGCTTCATAACCCATGTCATCAGCCATGAGTCTCCTTCCGCATACTTCCTCAATTGGAGAATGGAAGGTTTACATATACACTCGTGGTCAaaggcttggctgtgcccctgacaTTACTGAGGTCTACGAGTGACCGTGGCAGCTTACCATCAGATAGTTCTCTTGCTCGTCTACCTCGAAGGTCAAGAAAATAGGCCTTTGATAGCAGAACTAATCAATTCTAAGCACATCTTTGCTTTGCAAAAGCTTTGCTTTATAAAAGTTTCATAGGGTCGATACATTGTGTATCTACCACGGAAGCTGTAATTAGGAAGgaagtattcgaaacatcggacaatgataataaatatgacAACAAACGCGAGATTTAAgggtaaaagtattttaaaggtATACTAGGTATATTAGGTACTTATttatttgtctgtttgtttgtttgtttatttattgttgtacaAAACCAATCATAATTTGCTTCTGTGCTTGAAGTAGGcgataaaacctgtatctcaagcagcagtgctcctcgtACAAAAAATACAACAGCTTTACTTCAGACACACAATAACAGAAAATTAATTAGACAAAAATTAAACTCTTGTTCATGGATagcataatataaatataaataaataaatataataagaaaatattttaccCGTTTTAATCTCACTATGATTTTCCTCTTTAAATGTCATGAATACTGCCCCATTATCACTCATAGACGTCCATAGTTTATCGCAGTTGACAAGGTTAAAACGCATCAAACAACTCCAGGATTCCACGATTGCTACCACACAGAACCTCGTAAATGCTCCAGGTGGAGACGCATCTGCGGACCTTCGGAGCGTTTCCGTTGAAATCTGGAATATGCAAGAGTGCAGGGAGACATGGGGCACCTCGTTGAAGCTGCCAAACGGACCCACGCCTGATAGCCACGTCTGCGCTGGTGAGAGGAAAGGGGGCAAGGACACATGTCAGGTAGATTGCATTACGCCAATACTTATGTCGGAGCGTCATAGTGGACAGCTCTGACACTCATCAATAAGACCAAATTGGTACCTAGGAAATTTGATGGAGACATGTTGAAGCAATTAGACCCGTATGGTATATAGACATATTGAAGAAGACAAAACATTTGTTGAAGACAAATTGTGTTAGGCCCATTTTGCTTTTACAGCTACAGATAAGCTAGTCCATGCCTCGCCGATTTCAAATAGATTAAGGCTGTTGACGTGACGTGGATATCGCTACCCAAATAGAGACAAAAACAAAGTTCTAGTAttacacattactgcttcgcgtcaAAAAACATGCGAGAAGGTGGTGCTCACCCGTTTAGGATTACAAAACACCCAATTATTGAAGttaaaattcgttaaatatgCACCACTTACTCCTAATACCATTTCTCTTGTTTATTTTCATCGAAATCTCAATATTCGGTTGATCTACTTACTAACTCGTCATTTTTGGTATTATTACTAACAATGTTCAATAAGAATGTGTGTTTACAAgtttggataattttttttgaagtgagaACTTCTTTAGCATCGTTGTGATTTGAAAATTGACGAAACGATAAAGCGAGTAAAAAGAGATAGACACATGAATTCATATGATTTaacgtgggagaaaatgagataggaagcattatACAGTGCTTCTTGTATTCGTGGTTCTCTCTTTGTGCTCTGCTTTGTACCTAATATTCGTACTTAATAGATtctgaataaatctatgtaatatatacgaataaaatgtaaaataattaacaaagtaTCACTATTTGTTCCCGAAATTTCATATTCGTCTCATTATCTTAAAGCCAAAaatttggaaggtttcacttctaccacgcgTGAATTtcagacaattttttttctttcagggGGACTCCGGTGGGCCAGCCCAGGTGGAAGACGGCTGCGTGTGGCGCGTCGTGGCCGTCACCTCGATCGGGAGGTCCTGCGCCGCTCCGCAGACTCCAGCGCTATACTCCAGATTACATATACCGTTTATAATCGCACAAATATTCAACAACCAGCCGTCGTATAATCAAAACGATCATCAGACGAACcaaaattacaataacaatgacagacagacaaacccagacagacagacaaacccAAATCGCTACGACGATCAGCAGGAAAACCGAAATCGTCCCAACAATCaacactttaataataatttcggTTTTAACAGCAACAACAATTTTAATGGTCAAACAATCGACGATCGGAATCAATATTACAATCAAAACGTCAACAATCAAAACAAGCACACCCAGAACAGTAATAATcaagttttatttaatcaaGATCATTATAATGCTCCGAGTTATGATGCCCAGGATCATTACAGCAGCCAGGATAATCAGTATAACAATCAGTACCAACAGGATGTAAGACGTCCGGAGGTTAGTGATAATCGACAACACATTAACAATGTCTATGTAAAAGGCCCTCCAAGGACTGAGAATTTTAATTTCCAAAATGACAGGATACATGCTGAAGAGAATTATCAAAACAATCAAGGCTCATACGTAACGCAACCACCTGAACACGATCGTCCTATAAACGATTATAACAATCAAAAGACTGATTATAACAATCAATATTCTGATTATAACAATCAAAACGATCGCGACGCTACACGAACATCGGATTACGGAAGTCAAAGCAACAGATATACCGAACAAAGGTCTGATCACAGAAATCAGGAATACGTAAAGGATAATAAGAGATTGAGAGATAGCGATCGACTTGATTATAACAGAGGGTATAGTCGAGAAGATTTTCGGAT
The sequence above is drawn from the Bombyx mori chromosome 11, ASM3026992v2 genome and encodes:
- the LOC105841272 gene encoding uncharacterized protein LOC105841272, with the protein product MHVNYILTFLFAWNLTILTSSQFVGFVPSNIVENQPPITNRPVTYSPGPVDSFQEDEPTLEIGPDEDDMTSVEKRRYFEIAERMCDKYKSLNTKKIVAIPLLPSAHGVEVNVSDCTPIKIPLIIGGQVATIEEFPHMALIGWKNAQDYGYSWKCGGSLICDEYVLTAGHCTYQEKDYSVISGTPRAVQLGSARRDDRRALILGISTVIRHPKYKRRRSYYDLALVKLVSKVRFSDQIRPACLGVPPAEGERVVVSGWGRTEFGGDASADLRSVSVEIWNMQECRETWGTSLKLPNGPTPDSHVCAGERKGGKDTCQGDSGGPAQVEDGCVWRVVAVTSIGRSCAAPQTPALYSRLHIPFIIAQIFNNQPSYNQNDHQTNQNYNNNDRQTNPDRQTNPNRYDDQQENRNRPNNQHFNNNFGFNSNNNFNGQTIDDRNQYYNQNVNNQNKHTQNSNNQVLFNQDHYNAPSYDAQDHYSSQDNQYNNQYQQDVRRPEVSDNRQHINNVYVKGPPRTENFNFQNDRIHAEENYQNNQGSYVTQPPEHDRPINDYNNQKTDYNNQYSDYNNQNDRDATRTSDYGSQSNRYTEQRSDHRNQEYVKDNKRLRDSDRLDYNRGYSREDFRIANWN